The Arachis duranensis cultivar V14167 chromosome 2, aradu.V14167.gnm2.J7QH, whole genome shotgun sequence genome has a window encoding:
- the LOC107475937 gene encoding putative disease resistance RPP13-like protein 1 isoform X1, whose product MAAELVGGAFLSSFLNVLFDRLSDPEIINMMRGKKVDQKLLQRLKTILNVVEAVLNDAEKKQITDPAVKRWLEDLQDAVYDADDLLDEVATKATTQKDPPGNFLARFLNSQDREMVARIEEIIARLENIAKHKDILRLEKIVAKNMSGRIPSTSLVKKSDIFVGRDKERDAIVNLLLDDAYNGELSVIPIVGMGGIGKTTLAKLVYNDDTVQQKFHVKAWVCVGEEEFDVLKVTKAVIEKTCSACYSNDLDTAQNHLKNGLVGKNFLVVLDDVWSSNRECWESFLTPFECGSEGGKILVTTRLDTVASVVKTKHNEAHNLNLLNEEQCWSVFANRAWDPLESRDRSTLEEIGRKIVKKCKGLPLAAQTLGGLLRGKDNEKDWIDVLKSEFWELSEEDSGILPALRISYYHLPSYLKRCFVYCCLYPKDFEFDRDELTLLWMAEGLLLQPKSGITLEEIGYEYFDDLVSRSFFQHSNTYVNSFVMHDLMHDLATFYGGKFFSRILELKNAAKHDAKTRHLSCACKNEDDLLMKITEACDKLKHARTLLQIFNKYGVFSAGDRVAVSCDLLEQLKCLRVLSFNFFSDDENLMHGSIAKLIHLRYLDVSYTSIVTLPESLSCLYNLQTLKLRSCVKLKKLPSNMQNLVNLRHLDSGGTDLEEMPKKMSKLKDLQFLSHYIVGKHEENGIGELGGLTHLHGSLWIPKLENVKNGGEASSARMDEKIHLNALYLSWSSFEESEICDSQSEKDVLDKLRPHKDLKELSIWGYRGTMFPDWVGQSSYHNMTSLVLRGCRNCWVLPSLGQLPSLQSLIIRELDKLKKIGGEFYKGDATHQHQHQHQHQQTPFRSLKILIIQRMPCWEGWELYECDDDDDAPFPQLETLWILHCPKLRGDLPTFLPSLKELRIRGCEELSCYLPRAPIICQIEILGKQEARMRDLPLSLQRLSIPGNQLVEYVIDAMIHTQPTTLKRLEISKCSSGISFPGYSLPPSLKELSIKDCKNVEFPMQHQQHHSLQRLYIYNSYNSLTSFALPAFPDLLFLSIERCENFTSLEVTQSHSLEDLWIEKCPKLENIIRLPASLSGLSVSKCPLLGEGIERKDPHIWPSISHIPRIQLDGKWIRNDSSS is encoded by the exons ATGGCTGCTGAACTTGTTGGAGgagcttttctctcttcttttctcaatGTCCTTTTCGACAGGCTGTCTGATCCTGAGATCATCAACATGATGAGAGGAAAGAAGGTTGACCAGAAGCTGCTTCAAAGGCTGAAGACCATTCTGAATGTGGTCGAAGCTGTGCTGAATGATGCTGAGAAGAAACAGATCACTGACCCTGCTGTCAAGAGGTGGCTCGAAGATCTCCAAGATGCTGTCTATGATGCTGATGACTTGTTGGATGAAGTCGCTACCAAAGCTACCACTCAGAAGGATCCACCAGGTAACTTCCTGGCTCGCTTTCTCAATTCGCAAGATAGGGAGATGGTTGCTAGGATTGAAGAAATCATTGCTAGACTAGAAAATATTGCAAAGCACAAAGATATCCTTCGACTAGAAAAGATTGTAGCCAAGAACATGTCTGGGAGGATTCCATCAACCTCGCTGGTTAAAAAATCTGATATATTTGTTGGAAGGGACAAAGAAAGGGATGCCATAGTGAATTTGCTTTTAGATGATGCTTACAATGGTGAACTGTCCGTGATTCCCATCGTGGGCATGGGTGGGATAGGAAAAACTACTTTGGCTAAATTGGTTTATAATGATGACACAGTGCAACAAAAGTTTCATGTCAAGGCATGGGTTTGTGTTGGTGAGGAGGAATTTGATGTTCTGAAGGTCACAAAGGCGGTGATAGAGAAAACTTGCAGTGCTTGTTACTCAAATGATTTAGATACAGCTCAAAATCATTTGAAGAATGGGCTAGTGGGGAAGAACTTCTTGGTTGTTCTGGATGATGTCTGGAGCAGTAATCGTGAGTGTTGGGAAAGTTTTCTAACACCTTTTGAATGTGGAAGTGAGGGAGGCAAGATTCTTGTAACAACACGTCTTGATACAGTTGCTTCTGTGGTGAAAACTAAACATAATGAAGCTCAcaatttgaatttgttgaatgaAGAACAATGCTGGTCAGTGTTTGCAAATCGTGCATGGGATCCTTTGGAATCTCGAGATCGTTCAACTTTAGAAGAAATTGGtagaaaaattgttaaaaaatgtaAAGGATTACCTTTAGCAGCTCAGACCCTTGGAGGATTATTGAGAGGGAAAGATAATGAAAAAGACTGGATTGATGTTTTGAAGAGTGAATTCTGGGAACTCTCTGAGGAGGATAGTGGGATTCTTCCTGCATTGAGAATCAGTTATTACCACCTTCCTTCGTATTTAAAACGTTGCTTTGTTTATTGTTGTTTGTATCCGAAGGACTTTGAATTTGATAGAGATGAATTGACATTATTGTGGATGGCAGAAGGTCTTTTGCTACAACCAAAGAGTGGAATCACTTTGGAAGAAATTGGTTATGAGTATTTTGATGATTTGGTTTCGAGATCATTTTTTCAACATTCTAACACTTATGTGAATTCATTTGTGATGCACGATCTCATGCATGATTTAGCAACGTTCTATGGTGGCAAGTTCTTTTCTAGAATCCTTGAACTCAAGAATGCAGCAAAGCATGATGCCAAAACTCGCCATTTGTCATGTGCTTGCAAGAATGAAGATGATTTGCTTATGAAGATCACAGAAGCATGCGACAAGTTAAAACATGCGAGGACATTGttgcaaatttttaataaatatggTGTATTCTCAGCGGGAGATAGAGTAGCCGTATCTTGTGACTTACTAGAACAATTGAAGTGCTTACGagttttgtcatttaattttttttcagatGATGAAAACTTGATGCATGGTTCTATTGCCAAATTGATCCATTTGCGTTATTTGGATGTTTCATACACATCCATCGTGACTTTGCCTGAGTCTTTAAGTTGCTTGTACAATTTACAAACCTTGAAGTTGAGAAGCTGTGTAAAACTTAAAAAGCTTCCGTCCAACATGCAAAATCTTGTGAATTTGCGTCATCTCGATAGTGGCGGCACAGATTTAGAAGAGATGCCAAAAAAGATGAGCAAATTAAAAGATTTGCAATTTTTAAGTCACTATATTGTGGGGAAACATGAAGAGAATGGGATTGGAGAACTGGGAGGACTAACACATCTTCATGGGTCATTGTGGATTCCGAAACTAGAGAATGTTAAGAATGGTGGTGAAGCATCGAGTGCAAGAATGGATGAAAAAATACACCTGAATGCTTTATATTTGAGTTGGTCGTCATTTGAAGAAAGTGAGATTTGTGATTCTCAAAGTGAAAAAGATGTACTTGACAAATTACGTCCTCACAAAGACTTGAAGGAG CTATCTATCTGGGGTTACAGAGGTACGATGTTTCCGGATTGGGTAGGGCAGTCTTCGTACCACAACATGACTTCGTTGGTTCTGAGGGGATGCAGGAATTGTTGGGTGCTTCCTTCACTTGGACAGTTACCCTCTCTGCAGAGTCTAATCATTAGAGAGCTCGACAAGCTGAAGAAGATTGGTGGTGAATTCTATAAGGGTGATGCAACTCATCAGCATCAGCATCAGCATCAGCATCAGCAGACACCCTTCCGATCCCTTAAAATTCTCATTATTCAAAGAATGCCTTGCTGGGAGGGATGGGAGTTATATGaatgtgatgatgatgatgatgcaccATTTCCTCAACTTGAGACACTTTGGATACTGCACTGTCCTAAGTTAAGAGGAGATTTGCCCACTTTCCTTCCATCTTTAAAAGAACTCCGGATTAGAGGATGCGAGGAGCTTAGTTGTTATCTGCCAAGAGCTCCCATCATATGCCAAATAGAAATATTAGGCAAACAGGAAGCAAGAATGCGAGACCTACCACTTTCACTGCAACGACTAAGTATCCCTGGAAACCAGCTTGTGGAGTATGTGATTGATGCCATGATCCACACCCAACCAACCACTCTCAAAAGGCTAGAGATCTCAAAGTGCTCATCAGGCATATCATTTCCAGGGTATTCATTGCCCCCTTCATTGAAAGAGCTATCAATCAAGGATTGCAAGAATGTAGAATTCCCAATGCAACACCAACAACATCACTCGCTTCAGAGATTATACATATACAACAGCTATAATTCACTTACATCCTTCGCATTGCCAGCGTTTCCAGATCTCTTGTTTCTGTCGATTGAAAGATGTGAAAACTTTACATCTCTGGAGGTGACACAGTCACATTCCCTCGAAGATTTATGGATTGAAAAATGCCCTAAGCTGGAGAACATAATAAGGCTGCCTGCCTCTTTAAGTGGACTCTCCGTCAGCAAATGTCCGTTGTTGGGTGAAGGCATAGAGAGGAAGGACCCCCACATTTGGCCATCCATTTCCCACATCCCCCGCATTCAACTTGATGGGAAATGGATTCGCAATGACTCATCATCTTAA
- the LOC107475937 gene encoding putative disease resistance RPP13-like protein 1 isoform X3 produces MAAELVGGAFLSSFLNVLFDRLSDPEIINMMRGKKVDQKLLQRMKTILNVVEAVLNDAEKKQITDSAVKRWLEDLQDAVYDADDLLDEVATKAATQKDPPGNFLSRFLNLQDREMVTRIEEIIARLEDIAKHKDIFHLEKIAAKNMSGRIPSTSLVKKSDIFVGRDKERDAIVNLLLDDAYNGELSVIPIVGMGGIGKTTLAKLVYNDDKVQQKFNVKAWVCVGEEEFDVLKVTKIVIEKTCSPCYSNDLDTAQNHLKNGLAGKNFLVVLDDVWSSNRERWESFLTPFECGSEGGKILVTTRLDTVASVVKTKHNEAHNLSLLDEEQCWSVFANRAWGPTEFRDHSALEEIGRIIVKKCKGLPLAAQTVGGLLSGKDNEKDWNDVLNSEFWELSEEDSGILPALRISYYHLPSYLKRCFVYCSLYPKDFEFDRDELTLLWMAEGLLLEPKSGNTLEEIGYEYFDDLVSRSFFQHSNSAKNSFVMHDLMHDLAKFYAGKFFSSILELKNAAKHDTKTRHLSCAHKNDDDSLMKIMEACNRLKHVRTLLQLNLHKGHGTREGDRVSVPCDLLEQLKCLRVLSFKFFSDDENLLHRSIGELIHLRYLDLSYTSIVTLPESLSFLYNLQTLKLKLCRNLKKLPRNMQNLVKLHHLDIGGTDLEEMPKKMSKLKDLQFLSFYIAGKHEENGIGELGELAHLHGSFCIEKLENVKNSGEASNARMDEKIHLNALYLRWSCSSFEESEVCDSHTEKDVLEKLRPHKDLKELFIWDYRGTMFPDWVGQSWYHNMTELELSGCRNCWVLPSLGQLPSLMTLKISECDMVKMIGGTFNKGDATHHHQQTPFPSLKYLSFYYMSCWEEWESYECDEDDAPFPQLEHLLIANCPKLRGVLPSFLPALKELVISGCEELGCDLPRAPIIRQLEIYGKQEARMRDLPLSLQNLRIEGNQLVESLFEAMTHTQPTSLSYLRILNCSSVVSFPGNALPPWLKDLRIYDCKNVEFPMQHQQHESLTYLTIKNSCDSLTSFALSAFPKLYYLRIQELENLTSLEVSQSQSLQDLSISGCPKLENIIRLPACLRVLRIRECGLLGEGIERKDPHIWPSISHIPRIQLDGKWIRNDSSS; encoded by the exons ATGGCTGCTGAACTTGTGGGAGgagcttttctctcttcttttctcaatGTCCTTTTCGACAGGCTGTCTGATCCTGAGATCATCAACATGATGAGAGGAAAGAAGGTTGACCAGAAGCTGCTTCAAAGGATGAAGACCATTCTGAATGTGGTTGAAGCCGTGTTGAATGATGCTGAGAAGAAGCAGATCACTGACTCTGCTGTCAAGAGGTGGCTCGAAGATCTCCAAGATGCTGTCTATGATGCTGACGACTTGTTGGATGAAGTCGCTACCAAAGCTGCTACTCAGAAGGATCCACCAGGTAACTTCTTGTCTCGCTTTCTCAATTTGCAAGATAGGGAGATGGTCACTAGGATTGAAGAAATCATTGCTAGACTAGAAGATATTGCAAAACACAAAGATATCTTTCATCTGGAAAAGATTGCAGCCAAGAACATGTCTGGGAGGATTCCATCAACCTCACTGGTTAAAAAATCTGATATATTTGTTGGAAGGGACAAAGAAAGGGATGCCATAGTGAATTTGCTTTTAGATGATGCTTACAATGGTGAACTGTCCGTGATTCCCATCGTGGGCATGGGTGGGATAGGAAAAACAACTTTGGCTAAATTGGTTTATAATGATGACAAAGTGCAGCAGAAGTTTAACGTGAAGGCATGGGTTTGTGTTGGTGAGGAGGAATTTGATGTTCTTAAGGTGACAAAGATTGTGATAGAGAAAACTTGCAGTCCTTGTTACTCAAATGATTTAGATACAGCTCAAAATCATTTGAAGAATGGGCTAGCGGGGAAGAACTTCTTGGTTGTTCTGGATGATGTCTGGAGCAGTAATCGTGAGCGTTGGGAAAGTTTTCTTACACCTTTTGAATGTGGAAGTGAGGGAGGCAAGATTCTTGTAACAACACGTCTTGATACAGTTGCTTCTGTGGTGAAAACTAAACATAATGAAGCTCACAATTTAAGTTTGTTGGATGAAGAACAATGCTGGTCGGTGTTTGCAAATCGAGCATGGGGTCCTACAGAATTCCGAGATCATTCAGCTTTAGAAGAAATTGGTAgaataattgttaaaaaatgtaAAGGATTACCTTTGGCAGCTCAAACAGTTGGAGGGTTATTGAGTGGGAAAGATAATGAAAAGGATTGGAATGATGTTTTGAATAGTGAATTCTGGGAACTCTCTGAGGAGGATAGTGGGATTCTTCCTGCATTGAGGATCAGTTATTATCACCTCCCATCATATTTAAAACGCTGCTTTGTTTATTGTTCTTTGTATCCTAAGGACTTTGAATTTGATAGAGATGAATTGACATTATTGTGGATGGCAGAAGGTCTTTTGCTAGAACCAAAGAGTGGAAACACTTTGGAAGAAATTGGTTATGAATATTTTGATGATTTGGTTTCGAGATCATTTTTTCAACATTCTAACTCTGCTAAAAATTCATTTGTAATGCACGATCTCATGCATGATTTAGCAAAGTTCTATGCTGGAAAGTTCTTTTCTAGTATCCTTGAACTCAAGAATGCAGCAAAGCATGATACCAAAACTCGCCACTTGTCATGTGCTCACAAAAATGATGATGATTCGCTTATGAAGATCATGGAAGCATGCAATAGGTTAAAACATGTGAGGACATTGTTGCAACTCAATTTGCATAAAGGTCATGGAACCCGAGAGGGAGATAGAGTATCCGTTCCTTGTGACTTACTAGAACAATTGAAGTGCTTACGAGttttgtcatttaaatttttttcagatGATGAAAACTTGTTGCATCGTTCAATTGGTGAATTGATCCATTTGCGTTATTTGGATCTTTCATACACATCCATCGTGACATTGCCCGAGTCGTTAAGTTTCTTGTACAACTTACAAACCCTGAAGTTGAAACTTTGTAGAAATCTTAAAAAGCTTCCCAGAAACATGCAAAATCTTGTGAAATTACACCATCTTGATATTGGCGGCACTGATTTGGAAGAGATGCCAAAAAAGATGAGCAAATTAAAAGATTTGCAATTTTTAAGTTTCTATATTGCGGGCAAACATGAAGAGAATGGAATTGGAGAATTGGGAGAGCTAGCACATCTTCATGGGTCATTTTGTATTGAGAAACTAGAGAATGTTAAGAATAGTGGTGAAGCATCGAATGCAAGGATGGATGAAAAAATACACCTGAATGCTTTATATTTGAGGTGGTCATGTTcatcatttgaagaaagtgaGGTTTGTGATTCCCACACTGAAAAAGATGTACTTGAGAAATTACGTCCTCACAAAGACTTGAAGGAGCTATTCATCTGGGATTACAGAGGTACCATGTTTCCGGATTGGGTAGGGCAGTCTTGGTACCACAACATGACTGAGTTGGAGCTGAGTGGATGCAGGAATTGTTGGGTGCTTCCTTCACTTGGACAGTTACCCTCTCTAATGACATTGAAGATTTCAGAATGTGATATGGTGAAGATGATTGGTGGAACATTCAATAAGGGTGATgcaactcatcatcatcagcaaACACCCTTCCCATCCCTGAAATATCTGTCATTTTATTATATGAGTTGCTGGGAGGAATGGGAGTCATATGAATGTGATGAAGATGATGCACCATTTCCTCAACTTGAGCATCTATTGATAGCGAACTGTCCTAAGTTAAGAGGAGTTTTGCCCTCTTTCCTTCCTGCTTTGAAAGAACTTGTCATTTCAGGATGCGAGGAGCTTGGTTGTGATCTGCCAAGAGCTCCCATCATACGCCAATTAGAAATATATGGCAAACAGGAAGCAAGAATGCGGGACCTACCACTTTCACTGCAAAATCTAAGAATCGAAGGAAACCAGCTTGTGGAATCTCTGTTTGAGGCCATGACCCACACTCAACCAACCTCTCTCAGTTATTTAAGAATCTTAAATTGCTCATCAGTTGTATCATTTCCAGGGAATGCTTTGCCCCCTTGGTTGAAAGATTTGCGCATATACGATTGCAAGAATGTAGAATTCCCAATGCAACACCAACAACATGAGTCACTAACGTATCTTACAATAAAGAACAGCTGTGATTCACTCACATCCTTCGCATTATCAGCATTCCCAAAACTCTATTATCTTAGAATCCAAGAACTTGAAAATTTGACATCTCTGGAGGTGTCACAGTCACAGTCCCTCCAAGACTTATCAATTTCAGGCTGCCCTAAGCTGGAGAACATAATAAGGCTGCCTGCCTGTTTAAGGGTACTCAGAATCAGAGAATGTGGGTTGTTGGGTGAAG GCATAGAGAGGAAGGACCCCCACATTTGGCCATCCATTTCCCACATCCCCCGCATTCAACTTGATGGGAAATGGATTCGCAATGACTCATCATCTTAA
- the LOC107475937 gene encoding putative disease resistance RPP13-like protein 1 isoform X2: MAAELVGGAFLSSFLNVLFDRLSDPEIINMMRGKKVDQKLLQRLKTILNVVEAVLNDAEKKQITDPAVKRWLEDLQDAVYDADDLLDEVATKATTQKDPPGNFLARFLNSQDREMVARIEEIIARLENIAKHKDILRLEKIVAKNMSGRIPSTSLVKKSDIFVGRDKERDAIVNLLLDDAYNGELSVIPIVGMGGIGKTTLAKLVYNDDTVQQKFHVKAWVCVGEEEFDVLKVTKAVIEKTCSACYSNDLDTAQNHLKNGLVGKNFLVVLDDVWSSNRECWESFLTPFECGSEGGKILVTTRLDTVASVVKTKHNEAHNLNLLNEEQCWSVFANRAWDPLESRDRSTLEEIGRKIVKKCKGLPLAAQTLGGLLRGKDNEKDWIDVLKSEFWELSEEDSGILPALRISYYHLPSYLKRCFVYCCLYPKDFEFDRDELTLLWMAEGLLLQPKSGITLEEIGYEYFDDLVSRSFFQHSNTYVNSFVMHDLMHDLATFYGGKFFSRILELKNAAKHDAKTRHLSCACKNEDDLLMKITEACDKLKHARTLLQIFNKYGVFSAGDRVAVSCDLLEQLKCLRVLSFNFFSDDENLMHGSIAKLIHLRYLDVSYTSIVTLPESLSCLYNLQTLKLRSCVKLKKLPSNMQNLVNLRHLDSGGTDLEEMPKKMSKLKDLQFLSHYIVGKHEENGIGELGGLTHLHGSLWIPKLENVKNGGEASSARMDEKIHLNALYLSWSSFEESEICDSQSEKDVLDKLRPHKDLKELSIWGYRGTMFPDWVGQSSYHNMTSLVLRGCRNCWVLPSLGQLPSLQSLIIRELDKLKKIGGEFYKGDATHQHQHQHQHQQTPFRSLKILIIQRMPCWEGWELYECDDDDDAPFPQLETLWILHCPKLRGDLPTFLPSLKELRIRGCEELSCYLPRAPIICQIEILGKQEARMRDLPLSLQRLSIPGNQLVEYVIDAMIHTQPTTLKRLEISKCSSGISFPGYSLPPSLKELSIKDCKNVEFPMQHQQHHSLQRLYIYNSYNSLTSFALPAFPDLLFLSIERCENFTSLEVTQSHSLEDLWIEKCPKLENIIRLPASLSGLSVSKCPLLGEGIERKDPHIWPSISHIPRIQLDGKWIRNDSSS; encoded by the exons ATGGCTGCTGAACTTGTGGGAGgagcttttctctcttcttttctcaatGTCCTTTTCGACAGGCTGTCTGATCCTGAGATCATCAACATGATGAGAGGAAAGAAG GTTGACCAGAAGCTGCTTCAAAGGCTGAAGACCATTCTGAATGTGGTCGAAGCTGTGCTGAATGATGCTGAGAAGAAACAGATCACTGACCCTGCTGTCAAGAGGTGGCTCGAAGATCTCCAAGATGCTGTCTATGATGCTGATGACTTGTTGGATGAAGTCGCTACCAAAGCTACCACTCAGAAGGATCCACCAGGTAACTTCCTGGCTCGCTTTCTCAATTCGCAAGATAGGGAGATGGTTGCTAGGATTGAAGAAATCATTGCTAGACTAGAAAATATTGCAAAGCACAAAGATATCCTTCGACTAGAAAAGATTGTAGCCAAGAACATGTCTGGGAGGATTCCATCAACCTCGCTGGTTAAAAAATCTGATATATTTGTTGGAAGGGACAAAGAAAGGGATGCCATAGTGAATTTGCTTTTAGATGATGCTTACAATGGTGAACTGTCCGTGATTCCCATCGTGGGCATGGGTGGGATAGGAAAAACTACTTTGGCTAAATTGGTTTATAATGATGACACAGTGCAACAAAAGTTTCATGTCAAGGCATGGGTTTGTGTTGGTGAGGAGGAATTTGATGTTCTGAAGGTCACAAAGGCGGTGATAGAGAAAACTTGCAGTGCTTGTTACTCAAATGATTTAGATACAGCTCAAAATCATTTGAAGAATGGGCTAGTGGGGAAGAACTTCTTGGTTGTTCTGGATGATGTCTGGAGCAGTAATCGTGAGTGTTGGGAAAGTTTTCTAACACCTTTTGAATGTGGAAGTGAGGGAGGCAAGATTCTTGTAACAACACGTCTTGATACAGTTGCTTCTGTGGTGAAAACTAAACATAATGAAGCTCAcaatttgaatttgttgaatgaAGAACAATGCTGGTCAGTGTTTGCAAATCGTGCATGGGATCCTTTGGAATCTCGAGATCGTTCAACTTTAGAAGAAATTGGtagaaaaattgttaaaaaatgtaAAGGATTACCTTTAGCAGCTCAGACCCTTGGAGGATTATTGAGAGGGAAAGATAATGAAAAAGACTGGATTGATGTTTTGAAGAGTGAATTCTGGGAACTCTCTGAGGAGGATAGTGGGATTCTTCCTGCATTGAGAATCAGTTATTACCACCTTCCTTCGTATTTAAAACGTTGCTTTGTTTATTGTTGTTTGTATCCGAAGGACTTTGAATTTGATAGAGATGAATTGACATTATTGTGGATGGCAGAAGGTCTTTTGCTACAACCAAAGAGTGGAATCACTTTGGAAGAAATTGGTTATGAGTATTTTGATGATTTGGTTTCGAGATCATTTTTTCAACATTCTAACACTTATGTGAATTCATTTGTGATGCACGATCTCATGCATGATTTAGCAACGTTCTATGGTGGCAAGTTCTTTTCTAGAATCCTTGAACTCAAGAATGCAGCAAAGCATGATGCCAAAACTCGCCATTTGTCATGTGCTTGCAAGAATGAAGATGATTTGCTTATGAAGATCACAGAAGCATGCGACAAGTTAAAACATGCGAGGACATTGttgcaaatttttaataaatatggTGTATTCTCAGCGGGAGATAGAGTAGCCGTATCTTGTGACTTACTAGAACAATTGAAGTGCTTACGagttttgtcatttaattttttttcagatGATGAAAACTTGATGCATGGTTCTATTGCCAAATTGATCCATTTGCGTTATTTGGATGTTTCATACACATCCATCGTGACTTTGCCTGAGTCTTTAAGTTGCTTGTACAATTTACAAACCTTGAAGTTGAGAAGCTGTGTAAAACTTAAAAAGCTTCCGTCCAACATGCAAAATCTTGTGAATTTGCGTCATCTCGATAGTGGCGGCACAGATTTAGAAGAGATGCCAAAAAAGATGAGCAAATTAAAAGATTTGCAATTTTTAAGTCACTATATTGTGGGGAAACATGAAGAGAATGGGATTGGAGAACTGGGAGGACTAACACATCTTCATGGGTCATTGTGGATTCCGAAACTAGAGAATGTTAAGAATGGTGGTGAAGCATCGAGTGCAAGAATGGATGAAAAAATACACCTGAATGCTTTATATTTGAGTTGGTCGTCATTTGAAGAAAGTGAGATTTGTGATTCTCAAAGTGAAAAAGATGTACTTGACAAATTACGTCCTCACAAAGACTTGAAGGAG CTATCTATCTGGGGTTACAGAGGTACGATGTTTCCGGATTGGGTAGGGCAGTCTTCGTACCACAACATGACTTCGTTGGTTCTGAGGGGATGCAGGAATTGTTGGGTGCTTCCTTCACTTGGACAGTTACCCTCTCTGCAGAGTCTAATCATTAGAGAGCTCGACAAGCTGAAGAAGATTGGTGGTGAATTCTATAAGGGTGATGCAACTCATCAGCATCAGCATCAGCATCAGCATCAGCAGACACCCTTCCGATCCCTTAAAATTCTCATTATTCAAAGAATGCCTTGCTGGGAGGGATGGGAGTTATATGaatgtgatgatgatgatgatgcaccATTTCCTCAACTTGAGACACTTTGGATACTGCACTGTCCTAAGTTAAGAGGAGATTTGCCCACTTTCCTTCCATCTTTAAAAGAACTCCGGATTAGAGGATGCGAGGAGCTTAGTTGTTATCTGCCAAGAGCTCCCATCATATGCCAAATAGAAATATTAGGCAAACAGGAAGCAAGAATGCGAGACCTACCACTTTCACTGCAACGACTAAGTATCCCTGGAAACCAGCTTGTGGAGTATGTGATTGATGCCATGATCCACACCCAACCAACCACTCTCAAAAGGCTAGAGATCTCAAAGTGCTCATCAGGCATATCATTTCCAGGGTATTCATTGCCCCCTTCATTGAAAGAGCTATCAATCAAGGATTGCAAGAATGTAGAATTCCCAATGCAACACCAACAACATCACTCGCTTCAGAGATTATACATATACAACAGCTATAATTCACTTACATCCTTCGCATTGCCAGCGTTTCCAGATCTCTTGTTTCTGTCGATTGAAAGATGTGAAAACTTTACATCTCTGGAGGTGACACAGTCACATTCCCTCGAAGATTTATGGATTGAAAAATGCCCTAAGCTGGAGAACATAATAAGGCTGCCTGCCTCTTTAAGTGGACTCTCCGTCAGCAAATGTCCGTTGTTGGGTGAAGGCATAGAGAGGAAGGACCCCCACATTTGGCCATCCATTTCCCACATCCCCCGCATTCAACTTGATGGGAAATGGATTCGCAATGACTCATCATCTTAA